One Allostreptomyces psammosilenae DNA segment encodes these proteins:
- a CDS encoding C40 family peptidase, giving the protein MAVTLPFALLALLVAGVFVAAGGGTSSNGAGGSGRLAAGTVPAEYAALIQEWGNLCPALSPAILAAQLYQESGFNPRAVSPVGASGIGQFMPGTWETHGMDANGDGVRNVWDPQDAIPSAASYDCAVASYVAEVPGDPSELMLAAYNAGPYAVIRYSGIPPYEETRGYVERITSLVPSFEAPEQVVAYSGQAAGAIYYAQSKLGVEYLWGGEGRPEEGGRFDCSGLTQAAYASVGIALPRVANDQWYAGSHPSRDQLLPGDLVFFAHDLNDPRSIYHVGLYVGGGKMINAPYTGAVIRYDDIDKPDYIGATRVTTDAAAALPERDEQGQVVGPARPRETALAQE; this is encoded by the coding sequence TTGGCCGTCACGCTGCCGTTCGCGCTGCTCGCGCTCCTGGTGGCCGGGGTGTTCGTGGCGGCCGGGGGCGGGACGTCGTCGAACGGCGCCGGGGGGTCGGGACGGTTGGCGGCGGGGACGGTGCCGGCGGAGTACGCGGCGCTGATCCAGGAGTGGGGCAACCTCTGCCCGGCCCTGAGTCCGGCGATCCTGGCGGCGCAGCTGTACCAGGAGTCGGGGTTCAACCCGCGGGCGGTGAGCCCGGTGGGGGCCAGCGGGATAGGCCAGTTCATGCCGGGCACCTGGGAGACCCACGGCATGGACGCCAACGGTGACGGCGTGCGCAACGTCTGGGATCCGCAGGACGCCATTCCGTCGGCGGCCTCGTACGACTGCGCGGTGGCCTCCTACGTGGCCGAGGTGCCGGGGGATCCGAGCGAGCTGATGCTGGCGGCGTACAACGCCGGGCCGTACGCGGTGATCCGGTACTCGGGGATTCCGCCGTACGAGGAGACCCGGGGGTACGTGGAGCGGATCACCTCCCTGGTGCCGAGTTTCGAGGCGCCGGAGCAGGTGGTGGCGTACTCGGGGCAGGCGGCGGGCGCGATCTACTACGCGCAGTCGAAGCTGGGTGTGGAGTACCTGTGGGGTGGTGAGGGGCGGCCCGAGGAGGGGGGCCGGTTCGACTGCTCGGGGTTGACCCAGGCGGCGTACGCGAGCGTCGGCATCGCCCTGCCGCGGGTGGCCAACGACCAGTGGTACGCGGGCAGCCATCCGTCGCGTGACCAGCTGCTGCCGGGGGACCTGGTGTTCTTCGCGCACGATCTGAACGATCCGCGGAGCATCTACCACGTGGGGCTGTACGTCGGCGGCGGGAAGATGATCAACGCGCCGTACACGGGCGCGGTGATCCGCTACGACGACATCGACAAGCCGGACTACATCGGCGCGACCCGGGTGACCACGGACGCCGCGGCGGCGCTGCCGGAGCGCGACGAGCAGGGCCAGGTGGTCGGGCCGGCCCGTCCCCGGGAGACGGCGCTCGCCCAGGAGTAG
- a CDS encoding phosphatase PAP2 family protein codes for MSVLVAAEDLGPDVALLRGVNDVARATEWAHGPMAFLGEYGLPAVLFGLALYAWWRARTSADPVRAVAAVLWAPLAAGVALVVNVPIREVVQRPRPFVTHPDLTVLVHGKEDYTFVSDHSTLVMAIAVGLLLVDRRIGVLAVLVAAFQGFGRLYVGVHYPTDVLGGFALGTAVVLLLATPGHALCAVVVRALLGTPLRPLVAAGGGSRRPGRRGGPDRSGDDLNRPQGVAGPSVSRPRVPAAGGGTGPLGVTGGGGRRSPVGVSPAGQPGAPRLEQEPVAPRS; via the coding sequence GTGAGCGTGCTGGTGGCCGCGGAGGACCTCGGTCCGGACGTCGCGTTGCTGCGCGGCGTCAACGACGTGGCGCGGGCGACGGAGTGGGCGCACGGCCCGATGGCGTTCCTCGGCGAGTACGGCCTGCCGGCCGTGCTGTTCGGCCTGGCGCTGTACGCGTGGTGGCGGGCGCGCACGTCGGCGGATCCGGTGCGGGCGGTCGCCGCGGTGCTGTGGGCCCCGCTGGCGGCGGGGGTGGCGCTGGTGGTGAACGTGCCCATCCGGGAGGTGGTGCAGCGTCCGCGGCCGTTCGTGACCCATCCGGACCTGACGGTGCTGGTACACGGCAAGGAGGACTACACCTTCGTCAGCGACCACTCCACGCTGGTGATGGCCATCGCGGTGGGTCTGCTGCTGGTGGACCGGCGGATCGGCGTGCTGGCCGTGCTGGTCGCCGCCTTCCAGGGCTTCGGCCGGCTGTACGTGGGGGTGCACTACCCGACCGACGTGCTCGGCGGGTTCGCGCTGGGCACCGCGGTGGTGCTGCTGCTCGCGACGCCGGGGCACGCGCTGTGCGCCGTGGTGGTGCGGGCGCTCCTGGGCACGCCGCTGCGGCCCCTGGTGGCGGCCGGCGGCGGGTCGCGGCGGCCGGGGCGGCGGGGCGGCCCGGACCGCTCCGGGGACGACCTGAACCGGCCCCAGGGCGTGGCGGGGCCGTCCGTCAGCCGGCCGCGGGTCCCGGCGGCGGGTGGTGGCACTGGCCCGCTCGGCGTAACCGGCGGGGGCGGGCGTCGTTCTCCTGTCGGGGTGTCGCCGGCGGGCCAGCCGGGCGCGCCGCGTCTGGAGCAGGAGCCGGTCGCCCCGCGCAGTTGA
- a CDS encoding ATP-binding protein, giving the protein MPNPMDAIVDAFTGMLFGRVETTRLPVRTSTGQAQAVYLPTAAPGLGDSGVIIGREVYSGKGYIYDPFQLYGQQLPAPHWLVLGESGNGKSSLEKTYVLRQLRFRDRQVVVLDAQGEDGVGEWNLIAEALGITPIRLDPMAARDGGIRLNPLDPAITSTGQLALLRTIVEVAMGRGLEERAGFALKAAHAHVRATVTDRQPVLGDIVDVLRHPTQAAVEALSVDVEDVRSWGLDVALVLDRLVDGDLRGMFDGPTTAGIDLDAPLIIFDLSHIDRNSIAMPILMAIVGVWLEHTWIRPDRMKRIFLVEEAWHIINSPFVAQLFQRLLKFGRRLGLSFVAVVHHLSDVVDGAAAREAAAILKMASTRTIYAQKADEARATGQVLGLPRWAVEIIPTLTPGIAVWDVNGNVQVVKHIVTEAERPLVYTDRAMTEEAAQAVERRRLSTPPAPGRGRAGSSVAVGGDPTDSRSARSATAQLLHEEIWDAELADEDETDDTSSTTAGSWPFG; this is encoded by the coding sequence ATGCCGAACCCGATGGACGCGATCGTCGACGCCTTCACCGGGATGCTCTTCGGCCGGGTCGAGACCACCCGGCTCCCGGTCCGCACCTCCACCGGACAGGCCCAGGCCGTCTACCTGCCCACGGCCGCCCCGGGCCTCGGCGACTCCGGCGTGATCATCGGACGCGAGGTCTACTCCGGCAAGGGCTACATCTACGACCCCTTCCAGCTGTACGGGCAGCAGCTCCCCGCGCCGCACTGGCTGGTGCTCGGCGAGTCCGGCAACGGCAAGTCCAGCCTGGAGAAGACCTACGTGCTGCGCCAACTGCGCTTCCGGGACCGCCAGGTGGTGGTGCTGGACGCGCAGGGCGAGGACGGCGTCGGGGAGTGGAACCTGATCGCCGAGGCGCTGGGCATCACCCCGATCCGGCTCGACCCGATGGCGGCTCGCGACGGCGGCATCCGGCTGAACCCGCTGGACCCCGCCATCACCTCCACCGGCCAGCTGGCCCTGCTGCGGACCATCGTCGAGGTCGCCATGGGCCGCGGCCTGGAGGAGCGCGCCGGCTTCGCCCTGAAGGCCGCACACGCCCACGTGCGGGCCACCGTGACCGACCGGCAGCCGGTGCTGGGCGACATCGTCGACGTGCTCCGCCACCCCACCCAGGCGGCCGTGGAGGCCCTCAGCGTGGACGTGGAGGACGTCCGCTCCTGGGGCCTGGACGTCGCCCTGGTGCTGGACCGACTGGTCGACGGTGACCTGCGGGGCATGTTCGACGGGCCCACCACGGCCGGGATCGACCTCGACGCGCCGCTGATCATCTTCGACCTGTCGCACATCGACCGGAACTCGATCGCCATGCCCATCCTGATGGCGATCGTCGGCGTGTGGCTGGAGCACACCTGGATCCGCCCCGACCGTATGAAGCGGATCTTCCTGGTCGAAGAGGCCTGGCACATCATCAACAGCCCCTTCGTCGCCCAGCTGTTCCAGCGGCTGCTGAAGTTCGGGCGCCGGCTCGGCCTGTCGTTCGTGGCCGTGGTCCACCACCTCTCGGACGTGGTGGACGGGGCGGCCGCCCGGGAGGCCGCGGCGATCCTGAAGATGGCCTCCACGCGGACGATATACGCCCAGAAGGCGGACGAGGCGCGGGCCACCGGCCAGGTGCTCGGCCTGCCGCGCTGGGCGGTGGAGATCATCCCCACGCTGACCCCGGGCATCGCGGTCTGGGACGTCAACGGCAACGTACAGGTCGTCAAGCACATCGTGACCGAGGCCGAGCGGCCCCTGGTCTACACCGACCGGGCGATGACCGAGGAGGCCGCCCAGGCGGTCGAACGCCGCCGGCTGTCCACGCCGCCGGCGCCGGGCCGTGGCCGTGCGGGCTCCTCCGTGGCCGTGGGCGGCGACCCGACCGACTCCCGTTCGGCGCGTTCCGCGACCGCCCAGCTGCTGCACGAGGAGATCTGGGACGCGGAACTCGCGGATGAGGACGAGACGGATGACACTTCGTCCACAACAGCCGGTTCGTGGCCGTTTGGGTGA
- a CDS encoding SCO6880 family protein: protein MTTQPVGHHQRRTYLIGRSRPNAIIGRNRENGELAVIVLGAFLGMMSGLLIPPLALRLAGLVGLPALALAVVYMPYRGRTLYRWLEIDRSYRRIARRGGVYRSSAMEAGTRLDGREVEVGAPPGIGRLRWLSAPFGPDEVAVLLHVERRTVTAAIEIEGPGVGLRDAEDQEALVDRFGTLLKHVANGDGFVTRLQMLARTLPADPDAHAKDVERRGAEDAPRWLKESYDQLASMVSTSSEQHRAYLVACMHYSRELAAEASAMLKGDDGLAVVMARELADICARLTEADIRVRQPLGQARLSSLIHSMYDPDHPIDHIQAMSRRNAWPAELDATQPQFLQAKTRESATRDYWCHATAWIKEWPLTPVGVNFLAPLLVHTPDVIRTVAVTMDLEPTDVAIERMLTEKTNDDAEASRAARMNRVVDPRDIAQTGRVDQRGEDLASGAAGVNLVGYITVSSRSPEQLARDKRTIRASAGKSYLKLEWCDREHHRAFVNTLPFATGIRR, encoded by the coding sequence GTGACCACCCAGCCCGTCGGCCACCACCAACGCCGCACCTACCTCATCGGCCGCTCCCGCCCCAACGCCATCATCGGCCGCAACCGGGAGAACGGCGAGCTGGCCGTCATCGTCCTCGGCGCCTTCCTCGGCATGATGTCCGGCCTGCTCATCCCGCCGCTCGCGCTGCGCCTGGCCGGACTGGTGGGCCTGCCCGCGCTCGCCCTCGCCGTCGTCTACATGCCCTACCGCGGCCGCACCCTCTACCGCTGGCTGGAGATCGACCGCTCCTACCGCCGGATCGCCCGCCGCGGCGGCGTCTACCGCTCCTCCGCCATGGAGGCCGGCACCCGGCTGGACGGCCGGGAGGTCGAGGTCGGCGCCCCGCCCGGGATCGGCCGGCTGCGCTGGCTCAGCGCTCCGTTCGGCCCCGACGAGGTGGCCGTGCTGCTGCACGTCGAGCGCCGCACCGTCACCGCCGCCATCGAGATCGAGGGCCCCGGCGTGGGCCTGCGGGACGCCGAGGACCAGGAGGCGCTGGTCGATCGGTTCGGCACCCTGCTCAAGCACGTGGCCAACGGCGACGGCTTCGTCACCCGCCTGCAGATGCTGGCCCGCACCCTCCCCGCCGACCCGGACGCCCACGCCAAGGACGTCGAGCGCCGCGGCGCCGAGGACGCGCCCCGCTGGCTGAAGGAGTCCTACGACCAGCTCGCCTCCATGGTCTCCACCTCCAGCGAGCAGCACCGCGCCTACCTGGTCGCCTGCATGCACTACAGCCGCGAACTCGCCGCCGAGGCCTCCGCCATGCTCAAGGGCGACGACGGCCTGGCCGTGGTGATGGCCCGCGAGCTGGCCGACATCTGCGCCCGGCTCACCGAGGCCGACATCCGGGTCCGCCAGCCGCTCGGCCAGGCCCGGCTGTCCTCGCTGATCCACTCCATGTACGACCCCGACCACCCCATCGACCACATCCAGGCGATGAGCCGGCGCAACGCCTGGCCGGCCGAGCTGGACGCCACCCAGCCGCAGTTCCTCCAGGCCAAGACCCGCGAGTCGGCGACCCGCGACTACTGGTGCCACGCCACCGCCTGGATCAAGGAGTGGCCGCTCACCCCGGTCGGGGTGAACTTCCTCGCCCCGCTGCTGGTGCACACCCCGGACGTGATCCGCACCGTCGCCGTCACCATGGACCTGGAGCCCACCGACGTGGCGATCGAGCGGATGCTCACCGAGAAGACCAACGACGACGCCGAGGCCTCCCGCGCCGCCCGGATGAACCGGGTGGTGGACCCGCGCGACATCGCCCAGACCGGCCGCGTGGACCAGCGCGGCGAGGACCTGGCCAGCGGCGCCGCCGGCGTCAACCTGGTCGGCTACATCACGGTCTCCTCCCGCAGCCCCGAGCAGCTCGCCCGCGACAAGCGCACCATCCGCGCCTCCGCGGGGAAGAGCTACCTCAAGCTGGAGTGGTGCGACCGCGAACACCACCGGGCGTTCGTCAACACCCTCCCGTTCGCCACCGGCATCCGCCGGTAG